In Carya illinoinensis cultivar Pawnee chromosome 6, C.illinoinensisPawnee_v1, whole genome shotgun sequence, a single genomic region encodes these proteins:
- the LOC122314026 gene encoding squalene synthase-like isoform X1 has translation MGRVCVILKHPDDIYPLMKLKIAARHAEKQIPPEPHWAFCYSMLHKVSRSFALVIQQLPAELRNAVCIFYLVLRALDTVEDDTSIPTDVKVPILTAFHHHIYDCDWHFSCGAKDYKVLMDQFHLVSTAFLELGKSYQEAIEDITKRMGAGMAKFICKEVETIDDYDEYCHYVAGLVGLGLSKLFHASGSEDLASDYLSNSMGLFLQKTNIIRDYLEDINEIPKSCMFWPREIWRKYVNKLEDLKYEENSEKAVQCLNNMVTNALMHVEDCLKYMAALRDPSIFRFCAIPQIMAIGTLALCYNNIEVFRGVVKMRRGLTAKVIDRTKMMADVYGAFFDFSCLLKSKVNKSDPNATRTLSRLEAVQKTCRDSGVLNNRKSYIVRSEPRYNSALIVMLFIVLSIIFAYLNAKRPNN, from the exons atgGGCCGAGTGTGCGTGATTCTGAAACACCCCGATGACATTTACCCGCTGATGAAGCTGAAGATAGCTGCTCGGCACGCCGAGAAGCAGATCCCTCCCGAACCACACTGGGCCTTTTGCTACAGCATGCTCCACAAGGTCTCTCGTAGCTTCGCTCTCGTTATTCAGCAGCTCCCTGCCGAGCTTCGCAACGCT GTATGCATATTCTATTTGGTTCTTCGGGCCCTTGATACTGTTG AGGATGATACAAGCATACCTACAGATGTTAAAGTGCCTATTTTGACAGCTTTTCATCATCACATTTATGATTGCGACTGGCATTTTTCTT GTGGTGCAAAGGACTACAAAGTTCTCATGGACCAATTTCACCTTGTATCAACTGCTTTTCTGGAGCTTGGAAAGAG TTATCAGGAGGCAATTGAGGATATTACCAAAAGAATGGGCGCAGGAATGGCAAAATTTATATGCAAGGAG GTAGAGACCATTGATGACTATGATGAATACTGCCACTACGTAGCGGGACTTGTTGGACTAGGTTTGTCCAAGCTTTTTCATGCCTCTGGGTCAGAAGATTTGGCTTCAGATTATCTCTCAAATTCAATGGGTTTATTTCTTCAG AAAACAAACATAATACGAGATTATCTTGAGGATATTAACGAGATACCTAAGTCTTGCATGTTTTGGCCTCGTGAGATCTGGAGGAAGTATGTTAACAAACTTGAG GACTTGAAATATGAGGAAAACTCTGAAAAGGCAGTGCAATGTTTGAATAACATGGTCACCAATGCTCTGATGCATGTAGAAGATTGCTTGAAGTACATGGCTGCCTTACGAGATCCCTCAATATTTCGATTTTGTGCTATTCCCCAG ATCATGGCAATTGGAACACTGGCATTGTGCTACAACAACATTGAAGTCTTCCGAGGTGTAGTGAAAATGAGGCGTG GTCTTACTGCCAAAGTCATTGACCGAACAAAAATGATGGCTGATGTCTATGGTGCTTTCTTTGATTTCTCTTGTTTGCTGAAATCGAAG GTCAACAAGAGTGACCCTAATGCAACAAGAACGTTGAGCAGGCTGGAAGCAGTACAGAAAACCTGCAGGGATTCTGGAGTCCTTAACAACAG AAAATCTTACATAGTCAGGAGCGAGCCTAGATACAATTCTGCTCTT ATTGTTATGCTGTTCATTGTATTGTCCATCATTTTTGCTTATCTCAATGCCAAACGACCAAACAATTAA
- the LOC122314026 gene encoding squalene synthase-like isoform X2 produces MGRVCVILKHPDDIYPLMKLKIAARHAEKQIPPEPHWAFCYSMLHKVSRSFALVIQQLPAELRNAVCIFYLVLRALDTVEDDTSIPTDVKVPILTAFHHHIYDCDWHFSCGAKDYKVLMDQFHLVSTAFLELGKSYQEAIEDITKRMGAGMAKFICKEVETIDDYDEYCHYVAGLVGLGLSKLFHASGSEDLASDYLSNSMGLFLQKTNIIRDYLEDINEIPKSCMFWPREIWRKYVNKLEDLKYEENSEKAVQCLNNMVTNALMHVEDCLKYMAALRDPSIFRFCAIPQIMAIGTLALCYNNIEVFRGVVKMRRGLTAKVIDRTKMMADVYGAFFDFSCLLKSKIFWT; encoded by the exons atgGGCCGAGTGTGCGTGATTCTGAAACACCCCGATGACATTTACCCGCTGATGAAGCTGAAGATAGCTGCTCGGCACGCCGAGAAGCAGATCCCTCCCGAACCACACTGGGCCTTTTGCTACAGCATGCTCCACAAGGTCTCTCGTAGCTTCGCTCTCGTTATTCAGCAGCTCCCTGCCGAGCTTCGCAACGCT GTATGCATATTCTATTTGGTTCTTCGGGCCCTTGATACTGTTG AGGATGATACAAGCATACCTACAGATGTTAAAGTGCCTATTTTGACAGCTTTTCATCATCACATTTATGATTGCGACTGGCATTTTTCTT GTGGTGCAAAGGACTACAAAGTTCTCATGGACCAATTTCACCTTGTATCAACTGCTTTTCTGGAGCTTGGAAAGAG TTATCAGGAGGCAATTGAGGATATTACCAAAAGAATGGGCGCAGGAATGGCAAAATTTATATGCAAGGAG GTAGAGACCATTGATGACTATGATGAATACTGCCACTACGTAGCGGGACTTGTTGGACTAGGTTTGTCCAAGCTTTTTCATGCCTCTGGGTCAGAAGATTTGGCTTCAGATTATCTCTCAAATTCAATGGGTTTATTTCTTCAG AAAACAAACATAATACGAGATTATCTTGAGGATATTAACGAGATACCTAAGTCTTGCATGTTTTGGCCTCGTGAGATCTGGAGGAAGTATGTTAACAAACTTGAG GACTTGAAATATGAGGAAAACTCTGAAAAGGCAGTGCAATGTTTGAATAACATGGTCACCAATGCTCTGATGCATGTAGAAGATTGCTTGAAGTACATGGCTGCCTTACGAGATCCCTCAATATTTCGATTTTGTGCTATTCCCCAG ATCATGGCAATTGGAACACTGGCATTGTGCTACAACAACATTGAAGTCTTCCGAGGTGTAGTGAAAATGAGGCGTG GTCTTACTGCCAAAGTCATTGACCGAACAAAAATGATGGCTGATGTCTATGGTGCTTTCTTTGATTTCTCTTGTTTGCTGAAATCGAAG ATTTTCTGGACATGA